One part of the Microlunatus elymi genome encodes these proteins:
- a CDS encoding IS3 family transposase, whose translation MSVARFIADQRTFYRVPIAVCCAILGLSIGWFYKWIKSPVTDRQQRRRELDAAVLAMFEASGRTYGSPRIHRDLVDAGWRVGHNTVADSMARQGLQGRKRKHRKGLTKQDRKAAKFPDLVRRDFAAPARNRKWCGDITEIPTDEGKLYMATVIDLYSRKLLACPIGDHPDAGLACAAIKIAAAVRGGRQQIEGVIFHSDRGSTYTAKEFTLLCKGKLGIRQSMGRVGSCFDNAAAESFFSTLEHEVLSRHHFETKAQAKEVVLAWCHRFCNVQRRHSSAALLPPDEYEMITADQPAAA comes from the coding sequence GTGAGCGTGGCACGCTTCATCGCCGACCAGAGGACCTTCTACCGCGTCCCGATCGCGGTCTGCTGCGCCATCCTCGGCCTGTCGATCGGCTGGTTCTACAAGTGGATCAAGTCCCCGGTCACCGACCGACAGCAGCGTCGCCGCGAGCTGGATGCTGCGGTGCTGGCCATGTTTGAGGCGTCCGGTCGTACCTACGGATCACCGCGGATCCACCGGGATCTGGTCGATGCCGGCTGGAGGGTGGGCCACAACACGGTCGCCGACTCGATGGCCCGCCAAGGCCTGCAGGGCAGGAAACGCAAACACCGTAAGGGATTGACCAAGCAAGACCGCAAGGCGGCCAAGTTCCCGGACCTGGTCCGGCGGGACTTCGCCGCGCCGGCGCGGAACCGGAAATGGTGTGGCGATATCACCGAGATCCCGACCGATGAGGGCAAGCTCTACATGGCCACGGTGATCGATTTGTACTCCCGCAAGCTGCTGGCCTGCCCGATCGGGGATCATCCCGATGCGGGGCTGGCCTGTGCTGCGATCAAGATCGCCGCGGCGGTCCGCGGGGGACGCCAGCAGATCGAGGGGGTGATCTTCCACAGCGACCGCGGCTCGACCTACACTGCGAAGGAGTTTACCCTGCTGTGTAAGGGGAAACTCGGGATCCGTCAGTCGATGGGTCGGGTCGGTTCCTGCTTCGACAACGCGGCAGCGGAGTCGTTCTTCTCCACCCTCGAACACGAGGTCCTGTCCCGCCACCACTTCGAAACCAAGGCCCAGGCCAAGGAGGTCGTACTGGCCTGGTGCCACCGGTTCTGCAACGTCCAACGTCGGCACAGCAGCGCAGCCTTGCTGCCGCCCGATGAGTACGAGATGATCACCGCTGACCAACCGGCAGCGGCCTAA
- a CDS encoding transposase translates to MPEKRRKFDAEFREGAVRLVHESNKSIAQVARDLGVNEGTLGNWVARDREQREGVNGLSKDDLDELKRLRSENAELRMERDVLKRSVVLWVKEAMR, encoded by the coding sequence ATGCCAGAGAAGCGACGGAAGTTCGACGCGGAGTTCCGCGAGGGCGCTGTGCGGCTGGTGCACGAGTCCAACAAGTCGATCGCGCAGGTCGCCCGTGACCTGGGGGTCAACGAGGGCACCCTGGGCAACTGGGTGGCCCGGGATCGTGAACAGCGTGAAGGCGTCAATGGCCTGTCCAAAGATGATCTTGACGAGTTGAAGCGGCTCCGCTCGGAGAACGCCGAGCTGCGGATGGAGCGTGATGTTCTCAAGCGTTCCGTGGTCCTGTGGGTGAAGGAGGCGATGAGGTGA
- a CDS encoding acetyl/propionyl/methylcrotonyl-CoA carboxylase subunit alpha: protein MGISKVLVANRGEIAVRVIRAAADAGLGSVAVYAEPDTDSLFVQLADEAYALGGSTPADTYLDITKIIDAARRSGADAVHPGYGFLAENSAFAQAVIDAGLTWIGPPPAAIDALGDKVQARHIAQKVGAPLVPGTADPVADADEIVAFAQEHGLPVAIKAAFGGGGRGLKVARTMEEIPDLFDSAVREAVTAFGRGECFVERFLDHPRHVETQCLADEHGNVVVVSSRDCSLQRRNQKLVEEAPAPFLTDDQLATLYSASKAILSEAGYVGAGTCEFLVGVDGTISFLEVNTRLQVEHPVSEEVTGMDLVREMFRIADGAELTGGDPQIRRHSIEFRINAEDAGRNFMPAPGTLTRWQPPSGPGVRVDEGYRAGMTVPGSFDSLVAKIIVTGSDRTEAIARSRRALAELEIEGMPTVLPFHRAVVEDPAFVAADGTFAVHTRWIETEFDNRIPPYAGPVGEAPEAAEKTTVVVEVNGKRLEVALPAELGAMSAPGNTATKKPKRQRRAGGAAAASGNALTSPMQGTIVKIVVADGDEVAEGDLIVVLEAMKMEQPLSAHRAGKITGLSAAVGETVTSGSVICEIV, encoded by the coding sequence GTGGGTATCAGCAAGGTTCTGGTCGCGAACCGGGGCGAGATCGCAGTCCGAGTGATCCGCGCCGCCGCCGATGCCGGACTCGGCAGTGTCGCCGTCTACGCCGAGCCCGATACCGACTCGCTGTTCGTGCAACTCGCCGACGAGGCGTACGCGCTGGGCGGCAGCACGCCGGCCGACACCTATCTGGACATCACCAAGATCATCGACGCCGCTCGGCGCAGCGGCGCCGACGCGGTCCATCCCGGCTACGGCTTCCTGGCCGAGAACTCCGCCTTCGCCCAGGCCGTGATCGACGCCGGACTGACCTGGATCGGCCCGCCGCCGGCAGCCATCGACGCCCTCGGGGACAAGGTGCAGGCCCGGCACATCGCCCAGAAGGTCGGCGCCCCGTTGGTGCCCGGCACCGCCGACCCGGTCGCCGACGCGGACGAGATCGTTGCGTTCGCGCAGGAGCACGGTTTGCCGGTGGCGATCAAGGCGGCCTTCGGCGGCGGCGGCCGCGGCCTCAAGGTGGCCCGGACGATGGAGGAGATCCCGGATCTGTTCGACTCCGCGGTCCGCGAGGCGGTCACTGCCTTCGGCCGCGGCGAGTGCTTCGTCGAGCGTTTCCTTGATCATCCCCGGCACGTGGAGACCCAGTGCCTGGCCGACGAGCACGGCAACGTGGTGGTGGTGTCCAGCCGGGACTGCTCGCTGCAGCGACGCAACCAGAAACTGGTCGAGGAGGCGCCGGCGCCGTTCCTCACCGATGATCAACTGGCCACCCTCTACTCGGCGTCGAAGGCGATCCTGTCCGAGGCCGGCTACGTCGGCGCCGGCACCTGCGAATTCCTGGTCGGCGTCGACGGCACCATCTCCTTCCTCGAGGTCAACACCCGACTGCAGGTGGAGCATCCGGTCTCGGAGGAGGTCACCGGCATGGACCTGGTCCGGGAGATGTTCCGGATCGCCGACGGCGCGGAGCTGACCGGCGGCGATCCGCAGATCCGCCGGCACTCGATCGAGTTCCGGATCAACGCCGAGGACGCGGGCCGCAACTTCATGCCGGCGCCGGGCACGCTGACCCGCTGGCAGCCGCCGTCCGGTCCGGGAGTCCGGGTGGACGAGGGCTATCGCGCCGGCATGACGGTGCCGGGCAGTTTCGACTCGCTGGTGGCCAAGATCATCGTCACCGGTTCCGACCGCACCGAGGCGATCGCTCGCAGCCGGCGAGCCCTGGCGGAGTTGGAGATCGAGGGCATGCCGACGGTGCTGCCGTTCCACCGCGCGGTGGTGGAGGATCCGGCCTTCGTCGCGGCCGACGGCACCTTCGCCGTGCACACGCGCTGGATCGAGACCGAGTTCGACAACCGGATCCCGCCGTACGCGGGTCCGGTCGGCGAGGCGCCCGAGGCGGCGGAGAAAACCACCGTGGTGGTCGAGGTGAACGGGAAGCGGTTGGAGGTCGCACTGCCCGCCGAGTTGGGCGCGATGAGTGCTCCCGGCAACACCGCCACCAAGAAGCCGAAGCGGCAGCGTAGGGCGGGCGGGGCGGCAGCGGCCTCGGGCAACGCGCTGACCTCACCGATGCAGGGCACCATCGTCAAGATCGTCGTCGCCGACGGCGACGAGGTGGCCGAGGGCGACCTGATCGTCGTCCTGGAGGCGATGAAGATGGAGCAGCCGCTGTCGGCCCATCGCGCCGGCAAGATCACCGGACTGTCCGCGGCGGTCGGCGAGACCGTGACCAGCGGTTCGGTGATCTGCGAGATCGTCTGA
- a CDS encoding 5-oxoprolinase subunit C family protein, whose translation MITIEAPGPLALIEDLGRHGYAHLGVSTSGAADRGALRTANRLVGNADVQAAIEITLGGLRIRTDAPLWCAIAGPATTIMINNRAEPSHHPIHLEAGDQLGVLPPARGLRNYLAIRGGLEVPSVLGSRSTDLLSGLGPPRLAAGDRLHVGIASTAFPGADVTPQPLPPSRPTTIEVEAGPRTDWFTDDATAALIEQLWTVDPDSDRTAVRLHGRPLQRRNNSELPSEGLVRGAIQVPPSGLPLIFGSDHPVTGGYPVIAVATPDGCDRAAQLRPGDAVRFTLRSPVSSGPAYRRNADPYP comes from the coding sequence ATGATCACCATCGAGGCTCCCGGACCGCTCGCCCTGATCGAAGACCTCGGCCGACACGGCTACGCGCACCTGGGCGTTTCCACCTCCGGCGCCGCCGATCGGGGCGCGCTGCGGACCGCGAACCGGCTGGTCGGCAATGCCGATGTCCAGGCGGCGATCGAGATCACGCTCGGTGGCTTGAGGATCCGCACGGATGCCCCGCTCTGGTGTGCGATCGCTGGCCCGGCCACCACAATCATGATCAACAACCGGGCCGAGCCGTCGCACCACCCGATCCATCTCGAGGCCGGTGATCAACTCGGCGTGCTGCCGCCCGCGCGCGGTCTGCGCAACTACCTCGCGATCCGCGGCGGCCTCGAGGTGCCGTCGGTGCTGGGCAGCCGCTCCACCGACCTGTTGTCCGGGCTCGGGCCGCCACGGCTGGCCGCCGGCGACCGGCTCCACGTGGGCATTGCGTCCACGGCGTTCCCCGGCGCCGACGTCACGCCGCAACCGCTGCCGCCGAGCCGGCCCACCACCATCGAGGTCGAAGCCGGCCCACGGACCGACTGGTTCACCGACGACGCGACGGCCGCACTGATCGAGCAACTCTGGACCGTCGACCCCGACTCCGACCGGACCGCCGTACGACTGCACGGGCGGCCGCTGCAACGCCGCAACAACTCCGAACTGCCGTCCGAGGGTCTGGTCCGGGGCGCCATCCAGGTGCCGCCGTCCGGACTGCCGCTGATCTTCGGCTCCGATCATCCGGTCACCGGCGGCTATCCGGTGATCGCCGTCGCCACCCCCGACGGTTGCGATCGGGCCGCGCAACTCCGGCCCGGCGACGCGGTCCGCTTCACCCTCCGGTCGCCGGTGTCGTCCGGTCCGGCGTACCGGCGCAACGCCGACCCGTACCCGTAA
- a CDS encoding 5-oxoprolinase subunit B family protein, whose protein sequence is MTQRRILPYGQHARLLECADLADSQAVHRWLDDQRPEQIAEIVPGARTLLLKLRSPLPDSLARTMIDIDLPPVETDDSETLRIPVRYHGVDLDHVSQLLGLSVPELIDHHTGQDWTVAFCGFAPGFGYLAPTVRSLPVPRGASPRTRVPAGSVALADQWSAIYPTDSPGGWQLIGSTDLRLFDANADPPATLRPGLRVRFVEDHR, encoded by the coding sequence ATGACGCAACGCAGGATCTTGCCGTACGGGCAGCACGCGCGTCTGCTGGAATGCGCCGACCTGGCCGACAGCCAGGCCGTGCATCGCTGGCTCGATGATCAGCGGCCGGAACAGATCGCCGAGATCGTGCCCGGAGCCCGAACGCTGCTGCTCAAACTGCGATCACCGCTACCGGATTCGCTGGCCCGGACCATGATCGACATCGACCTCCCGCCGGTCGAGACGGACGACAGCGAAACCCTGCGGATCCCCGTCCGCTACCACGGTGTCGATCTTGATCACGTGTCGCAGTTGCTCGGGCTGAGCGTGCCGGAGTTGATCGACCATCACACCGGACAGGACTGGACGGTGGCCTTCTGCGGCTTCGCACCGGGATTCGGCTATCTCGCGCCGACGGTACGGTCGCTGCCGGTTCCGCGCGGCGCCTCGCCCCGGACCCGAGTGCCGGCGGGCTCGGTCGCCCTGGCCGATCAGTGGTCTGCCATCTATCCGACCGACAGCCCGGGCGGCTGGCAGCTGATCGGCTCGACCGACCTCCGGCTGTTCGACGCGAACGCCGATCCGCCAGCGACCCTGCGCCCCGGCCTGCGGGTCCGGTTCGTCGAAGATCACCGATGA
- a CDS encoding LamB/YcsF family protein, protein MSEDLNVDARVDLNADLGESFGRWQLGDDAAMLELITSANVAAGFHAGDPRTLRTTCAQAVQHGVIIGAQVGYRDLAGFGRRFIDVDPADLTADILYQVGALDALATSVGGRVRYLKPHGALYNAIVDHRGQAQAVVDALLALPHPLPLLGLPGSLVLELAADHGIRTVTEYFIDRNYTDDGRLVDRRRPDALITDPELAAERAVAAARERRAESFCTHGDSPGAVRMARTVRDALTAAGVAVEPFITP, encoded by the coding sequence GTGAGCGAGGATCTCAACGTCGATGCCCGGGTCGACCTCAACGCCGACCTCGGCGAGTCCTTCGGCCGATGGCAGCTCGGCGACGACGCGGCCATGCTGGAGTTGATCACCAGCGCCAATGTCGCCGCCGGTTTCCATGCCGGCGATCCGCGGACCCTGCGCACGACCTGCGCGCAGGCGGTGCAGCACGGCGTGATCATCGGCGCCCAGGTCGGCTATCGCGATCTTGCCGGATTCGGCCGCCGCTTCATCGATGTCGATCCGGCCGACCTGACCGCCGACATCCTCTACCAGGTGGGTGCGCTGGACGCGCTGGCGACCAGTGTCGGCGGCCGGGTCCGCTACCTGAAACCGCACGGTGCCCTGTACAACGCGATCGTCGATCATCGCGGTCAGGCTCAGGCCGTGGTGGACGCACTGCTCGCCTTGCCGCATCCGCTCCCGCTGCTGGGCTTGCCGGGTTCACTCGTACTGGAACTCGCGGCCGACCACGGGATCCGTACGGTGACCGAATACTTCATCGACCGGAACTACACCGACGACGGCCGGCTGGTCGATCGTCGCCGCCCCGACGCGTTGATCACCGATCCCGAGCTGGCGGCCGAGAGGGCCGTCGCCGCCGCCCGCGAGCGCCGGGCCGAATCCTTTTGTACGCATGGGGATTCTCCCGGTGCGGTGCGGATGGCCCGGACCGTACGCGATGCCCTGACCGCTGCCGGCGTCGCCGTCGAACCGTTCATCACGCCATGA
- a CDS encoding DinB family protein, with product MEQPPRDTKDWTWTIQLRCPDCGLEAGVIDVAEIADRIEAGAAEWVQILTQNPAADRRPAPVVWSPLEYGAHVRDALELYDARLVLMLIEDNPAFKNWDQDEAAISGDYVRLDPDQVATELADVAQTFVARIRSLEESQLDRRGTRSDGAEFTVRTFLQYFLHDLVHHLWDVTGQQQSEA from the coding sequence ATGGAGCAGCCACCGAGGGACACCAAGGATTGGACCTGGACGATCCAACTGCGATGCCCGGATTGCGGATTGGAGGCCGGCGTCATCGATGTCGCCGAGATCGCCGACCGGATCGAGGCGGGCGCCGCGGAATGGGTGCAGATCCTGACCCAGAACCCGGCGGCGGATCGGCGACCGGCGCCGGTGGTGTGGTCGCCGCTGGAGTACGGCGCACATGTTCGCGATGCGTTGGAACTGTACGACGCCCGACTGGTGCTGATGTTGATCGAGGACAACCCGGCCTTCAAGAACTGGGATCAGGACGAGGCTGCGATCAGCGGTGACTACGTCCGGCTGGACCCCGATCAGGTGGCGACCGAACTCGCCGACGTTGCACAGACCTTCGTGGCCAGGATCCGGTCGCTGGAGGAGTCCCAGCTGGATCGCCGGGGCACGCGATCGGACGGGGCCGAATTCACCGTCCGGACCTTCCTGCAGTACTTCCTGCATGATCTTGTCCATCATCTGTGGGATGTCACCGGGCAACAGCAGTCGGAGGCGTAG
- a CDS encoding acyl-CoA dehydrogenase family protein, with amino-acid sequence MTFELSKEHQDFRAVMAEFAAAEVEPYAADWDREHRFPTETVRKLGDLGVFGLHAPQEYGGAGDFTSLCIAIEEIGRADQSLGITIEAGVGLGINPIASFGNDDQKQRWLPDLIAGRALAGFGLTEPENGSDAGATRTRAELVDEHWLINGAKQFITNSGTDLTSLVTITARTGTRDDGKAEISAIIVPTGTPGFTVEPAYRKLGWHSSDTHPLSFAGVRVPEDHLLGARGRGYAQFLAILDDGRVAIAALALGCVRACRDLALAYAGQRKAFGVPIGRKQGIAFQLADLDVMAHTAELLVYSAAAMRDGIDSGAGPGPAAYRRAASIAKLQTTEYAVSATRIASQVFGGYGFMEEYPIARFYRDAKILEVGEGTSEVQRLLIARGLGLDVE; translated from the coding sequence ATGACGTTCGAACTGAGCAAGGAACACCAGGACTTCCGTGCGGTGATGGCGGAGTTCGCGGCGGCCGAGGTTGAGCCGTACGCCGCGGACTGGGACCGCGAGCACCGGTTCCCGACGGAGACGGTCCGCAAGCTCGGCGACCTCGGCGTGTTCGGCTTGCATGCGCCGCAGGAGTACGGCGGGGCCGGCGACTTCACCAGCCTCTGCATCGCGATCGAGGAGATCGGTCGAGCCGATCAGTCGTTGGGCATCACCATCGAGGCCGGGGTCGGGCTGGGCATCAATCCGATCGCCAGCTTCGGCAACGATGATCAGAAGCAGCGCTGGTTGCCGGACCTGATCGCCGGCCGGGCGCTGGCGGGGTTCGGGTTGACCGAACCGGAGAACGGCTCCGACGCCGGCGCGACCCGTACCCGCGCCGAGCTGGTCGATGAGCACTGGCTGATCAACGGCGCCAAACAGTTCATCACGAACTCCGGCACCGACCTCACCTCACTGGTGACGATCACCGCCCGGACCGGCACCCGGGACGACGGCAAGGCGGAGATCTCGGCGATCATCGTGCCGACTGGAACGCCCGGGTTCACCGTCGAACCGGCATATCGGAAGCTGGGTTGGCATTCCTCCGACACTCATCCGCTCAGCTTCGCCGGGGTGCGGGTGCCCGAAGATCATCTACTCGGTGCGCGCGGTCGCGGCTATGCGCAGTTCCTGGCCATCCTGGACGACGGCAGGGTGGCGATCGCCGCGCTGGCGTTGGGATGTGTCCGCGCCTGTCGTGATCTTGCGCTGGCCTACGCCGGGCAACGGAAGGCATTCGGCGTGCCGATCGGCCGCAAACAGGGAATTGCCTTCCAGCTCGCTGATCTTGACGTGATGGCTCACACCGCCGAACTCCTGGTCTACTCCGCGGCGGCGATGCGTGACGGCATCGACAGCGGGGCCGGGCCCGGCCCGGCCGCGTACAGAAGGGCGGCATCCATCGCCAAGCTGCAGACCACGGAGTATGCGGTGTCGGCGACCCGGATCGCGTCTCAGGTCTTCGGCGGGTACGGCTTCATGGAGGAGTATCCGATCGCACGCTTCTATCGGGACGCGAAGATCCTGGAGGTCGGCGAGGGCACCTCCGAGGTGCAGCGACTGCTGATCGCCCGGGGGCTGGGGTTGGACGTCGAATGA
- a CDS encoding acyl-CoA carboxylase subunit beta, whose translation MISDHEPVVDHEARDHDDVIRAAREATTAPTEKAAAKLVRQHKLYVRDRIALLFDEGSFVEDGQLANAMSSGLPADGVVTGRGLVDGRPALVVANDPGVKAGSWGARTVEKIIRVTEIALADELPIFWFVDSAGARITDQIDLFPGRRGAGRIFHNQVALSGKVPQLCCLFGPSAAGGAYIPAFCDVVIMVDGNASMYLGSPRMAEMVVGEKVTLEEMGGARMHVSVSGCGDQLAVDDEDAIEQAKQIFGYLPVNWRTTPPRTDAVEPAVPFTADVVPQNEAAGYDVNRVINTIVDEDSFCELKPLFAPELITGFATLEGNPVGIVANQPAVKGGVLFVDSADKAARFIWFCDAFNVPLLYLADVPGFMIGSEVERQGIIRHGAKMITAVAEASVPTISLIVRKAYGAGLYAMAGPGFGPDACLALPTAKIAVMGPEAAVNAVYANKINEIDDPAERAAYVAELEAEYTEDIDILRLASDLIVDAIIEPVEVRRELIARFAAAATKDRRPVAKRHGVPPV comes from the coding sequence ATGATCAGTGATCATGAACCGGTAGTTGATCATGAAGCCCGCGATCACGACGACGTGATCAGGGCCGCCCGGGAAGCCACCACGGCGCCGACCGAGAAGGCCGCGGCCAAGCTGGTACGTCAACACAAGTTGTATGTCCGGGATCGGATCGCGTTGCTGTTCGACGAGGGCAGCTTCGTCGAGGACGGCCAGCTGGCGAACGCGATGAGTTCCGGTCTGCCGGCCGACGGGGTGGTCACCGGCCGCGGCCTGGTCGACGGCCGGCCCGCGTTGGTGGTGGCCAACGACCCGGGCGTGAAGGCAGGGTCCTGGGGCGCTCGTACGGTGGAAAAGATCATCAGGGTCACCGAGATCGCGTTGGCCGACGAGCTGCCGATCTTCTGGTTCGTCGATTCGGCGGGTGCGCGGATCACCGATCAGATCGACCTCTTTCCCGGCCGCCGCGGTGCCGGTCGGATCTTCCACAACCAGGTCGCGCTGTCGGGCAAGGTGCCGCAGCTGTGTTGCCTGTTCGGGCCGAGCGCTGCCGGCGGCGCGTACATTCCGGCGTTCTGCGATGTGGTGATCATGGTCGACGGCAACGCGTCGATGTATCTGGGCTCGCCGCGGATGGCCGAGATGGTGGTGGGGGAGAAGGTCACGCTGGAGGAGATGGGCGGCGCCCGGATGCATGTCTCGGTGTCCGGTTGTGGTGATCAGCTCGCGGTCGACGACGAGGACGCGATCGAACAGGCCAAGCAGATCTTCGGGTATCTGCCGGTCAACTGGCGTACGACGCCGCCGCGAACTGACGCGGTGGAGCCGGCAGTGCCGTTCACGGCCGACGTGGTGCCGCAGAACGAGGCGGCCGGTTACGACGTCAACCGGGTGATCAACACGATCGTCGACGAGGACTCCTTCTGCGAGCTGAAGCCGCTGTTCGCACCCGAGTTGATCACCGGATTCGCCACTCTGGAAGGAAATCCGGTCGGCATCGTCGCCAACCAGCCCGCGGTCAAGGGCGGTGTGCTGTTCGTCGACTCGGCCGACAAGGCGGCGCGATTCATCTGGTTCTGCGACGCGTTCAACGTGCCGCTGCTGTATCTGGCCGACGTACCGGGTTTCATGATCGGCAGCGAGGTCGAGCGGCAGGGCATCATCAGGCACGGCGCGAAGATGATCACTGCGGTTGCCGAGGCCAGCGTGCCGACGATCTCGTTGATCGTCCGCAAGGCGTACGGGGCGGGGCTGTATGCGATGGCCGGCCCGGGGTTCGGCCCGGACGCCTGCCTGGCGCTGCCGACCGCGAAGATCGCGGTGATGGGACCGGAGGCGGCGGTGAATGCGGTCTATGCGAACAAGATCAACGAGATCGACGATCCGGCCGAGCGGGCTGCCTACGTCGCCGAGCTGGAGGCCGAATACACCGAGGACATCGACATCCTGCGGCTGGCCTCGGACCTGATCGTGGACGCGATCATCGAGCCGGTCGAGGTGCGGCGCGAGTTGATCGCTCGGTTTGCCGCGGCGGCGACCAAGGACCGTCGTCCGGTCGCCAAACGGCACGGCGTCCCGCCGGTCTGA
- a CDS encoding DUF222 domain-containing protein: MIQEPDTTRELAGRFHDRVRDEIMAQNDQLIIAALWADQHPPDGLPRTGAVSLVAERAVRPGGEGTPEVAEFAAAELAPEGGISVGAAKALIADVLDLRHRLPLIWRLVQTGQVRAWVARRVAVQTRHLSLAQAGRADQLLAAAIQGPIGPVRLDNRIKAALLTVDAEHMAQLAAQALRMRGVWVGQSNTDGVTEVVLRMDAPGAIALKARIDQLARILMHAPEPIPGVPDRNPQSFDEWQAVAAEVAANSLLAAKILIEHDQPDLFDAFADLYAPPASHARGPHETPPDRYPANEADLAPTDPGREAPDPDEPPLPEDLPPDDADLLDDPNAGDSGQGSDDHDHAAGAYDSGPSTGSGTDGSATDDHGRPRPGDRPPASGDRRSAHHPPGRQALPAAFDSELRDAYRDQALRALLRALDPRRLATPVTLHVHCTADGLARQPATTAAGMGRPAVVRQARVPNREVQDAPIARIEEIGPVLLDQVRAWFGSGAVIDLQPVIDVAGIQPVDAYEVPAAMREALFLRTPASAFPYSNQVNRAMDADHTIPYRREPNPAGQTGLQNLGLLGRAEHRFKTHGRIAIRQPVPGTYLWRTFTGRVIVVNDTGTHDLGINTFADTIWQAARRPAA; the protein is encoded by the coding sequence GTGATTCAGGAGCCGGACACGACCCGCGAGCTCGCGGGCCGGTTCCATGACCGGGTCCGCGACGAAATCATGGCGCAGAATGATCAACTGATCATCGCCGCACTGTGGGCCGACCAACACCCACCCGACGGACTGCCTCGGACAGGCGCGGTGAGCCTGGTCGCCGAGCGTGCGGTCCGTCCCGGTGGCGAGGGCACCCCGGAGGTGGCCGAGTTCGCCGCTGCCGAACTCGCCCCCGAGGGCGGAATCAGCGTCGGCGCGGCCAAAGCTCTGATCGCTGACGTGCTCGATCTGCGCCACCGGCTCCCGCTGATCTGGCGACTGGTCCAAACCGGCCAGGTGCGCGCCTGGGTCGCCCGCCGTGTCGCCGTCCAAACCCGGCACTTGTCGCTCGCCCAGGCCGGCCGGGCCGACCAACTCCTGGCCGCGGCGATCCAAGGCCCGATCGGGCCGGTGCGCCTGGACAACCGGATCAAAGCAGCCCTGCTCACCGTGGATGCCGAACACATGGCCCAACTGGCCGCCCAAGCCCTACGGATGCGCGGTGTGTGGGTTGGGCAATCCAACACCGACGGGGTTACCGAGGTGGTCCTGCGAATGGACGCCCCGGGCGCGATCGCGTTGAAGGCCCGGATCGACCAGCTGGCCCGGATCCTGATGCATGCGCCCGAACCGATCCCCGGGGTGCCCGACCGAAACCCGCAATCCTTCGACGAATGGCAGGCCGTCGCCGCCGAGGTCGCCGCCAACTCCCTGCTCGCGGCCAAGATCTTGATCGAACACGACCAGCCTGACCTGTTCGACGCGTTCGCCGACCTGTATGCGCCACCGGCCAGCCATGCCCGCGGCCCGCACGAGACCCCGCCGGACCGGTACCCGGCGAACGAGGCCGACCTCGCTCCCACCGACCCGGGCCGTGAGGCGCCGGATCCCGACGAGCCACCGCTGCCCGAGGACCTGCCACCCGACGATGCCGACCTGCTGGATGATCCCAACGCTGGTGATTCTGGTCAGGGTTCGGATGATCATGATCATGCAGCCGGTGCTTACGATTCCGGTCCTTCGACAGGCTCAGGAACCGACGGTAGTGCCACCGATGATCATGGTCGACCACGGCCCGGTGATCGACCCCCAGCATCCGGTGACCGAAGATCAGCTCATCATCCACCGGGCCGACAAGCGCTACCGGCTGCATTCGACTCCGAACTGCGCGACGCCTACCGCGACCAGGCACTCCGGGCACTGCTGCGCGCCCTGGACCCGAGGCGGCTCGCCACACCCGTGACCCTGCACGTCCACTGCACCGCTGACGGACTCGCACGACAACCAGCGACCACCGCAGCTGGCATGGGCCGACCAGCAGTCGTTCGACAGGCTCGTGTCCCGAATCGTGAGGTTCAGGATGCGCCGATTGCTCGGATCGAGGAGATCGGGCCGGTCCTTCTCGACCAGGTTCGCGCCTGGTTCGGCAGCGGTGCGGTGATCGATCTCCAACCCGTCATCGACGTGGCCGGTATCCAACCCGTGGATGCTTATGAGGTCCCGGCGGCGATGCGTGAAGCCCTGTTCCTGCGGACCCCGGCCAGCGCGTTCCCGTACTCCAATCAGGTCAACCGAGCGATGGACGCCGACCACACCATCCCGTACCGACGGGAGCCAAACCCAGCAGGTCAGACCGGCCTACAGAATCTCGGACTCTTGGGCAGAGCCGAACACCGGTTCAAAACCCACGGCCGGATCGCCATCAGGCAACCGGTCCCGGGCACCTACCTCTGGAGGACCTTCACCGGACGCGTCATCGTCGTCAACGACACCGGCACCCACGACCTCGGCATCAACACCTTCGCCGACACCATCTGGCAAGCGGCACGCCGGCCGGCAGCTTGA